The Flavobacterium faecale genome has a segment encoding these proteins:
- the can gene encoding carbonate dehydratase, with amino-acid sequence MKAFYQQILENNKQWVESKLAIDENYFADLAKGQNPPLLWIGCSDSRVPANEIIGAKPGEVFVHRNIANMIVHSDMNMLSVLDYAVNVLKVKHVIVCGHYGCGGVKAAMGNSSIGIIDNWIRHIKDVYRLHKDYLDSIEDETTRFNTFVEINVKEQVFDLSKTSIVQGAWKNGQDLMIHGWVYGLNSGYVTDLEVNISSNAELDEVYQLKF; translated from the coding sequence ATGAAAGCATTTTATCAACAAATACTTGAAAATAATAAGCAATGGGTAGAATCAAAATTAGCCATTGACGAAAACTATTTTGCCGATTTGGCGAAAGGTCAAAATCCCCCTTTATTATGGATCGGATGCTCTGATAGTAGGGTGCCTGCAAACGAAATTATAGGTGCAAAACCAGGAGAGGTTTTTGTACACCGTAATATTGCCAATATGATTGTACACTCTGATATGAACATGCTTAGCGTATTGGATTATGCTGTGAATGTATTGAAAGTGAAACACGTAATTGTATGTGGACATTATGGTTGCGGAGGTGTGAAAGCCGCAATGGGTAATTCCTCTATCGGAATTATTGACAACTGGATTCGTCACATCAAAGATGTATACCGTTTACACAAAGACTATTTAGATTCTATTGAAGATGAAACGACTCGCTTTAATACCTTTGTTGAAATCAATGTCAAAGAGCAAGTATTTGATTTGTCCAAAACATCAATCGTGCAAGGGGCTTGGAAAAATGGCCAAGACCTTATGATACATGGTTGGGTGTATGGATTGAATTCAGGTTATGTAACCGACTTGGAAGTGAATATTAGTTCGAATGCAGAATTAGACGAAGTATACCAACTGAAGTTTTAA
- a CDS encoding SulP family inorganic anion transporter: MSKKINLFANLKSDFAAGLVVFLVALPLCLGIAMASGAPLFSGIISGIIGGLVVGYLSQSHISVSGPAAGLTAIILTAITDFGAFDIFLTSVFIAGLLQLGLGFIKAGSISNYFPTNVIEGMLAGIGVIIILKQIPHAFGYDADFEGDQSFVQGNGDNSFSSLFEIFGHIQLGAVLVTVVSLIILISWDRVPFLKKLKLIPGALIAVLAGIALNEFFILTGSDLAIANTHLVSLPVPKSFDDFKEIIVTPNFAGITNPKVWITGITIAIVASIETLLCIEAADRMDAQKRYTNTNVELKAQGIGNMVSALLGGLPMTSVVVRTSANNNAGAKSKMSAIIHGVLLLLSVVAIPVLLNKIPLATLATILILVGYKLAKPATFVHFWHKGKYQFIPFIATLVAVVATDLLKGVMLGMIISIIFILKGNLKRAYSFKKDEYVDGDVIHIDLAQEVSFLNKASIKQTLNAIPENSRVIINAHDTVYIAHDILDLISEFKEIRAKEENIKVKLKGFKDAYDLENATESYNHVTVEHYYDVAKRKLVKKETAETAFDDK; this comes from the coding sequence ATGTCAAAAAAAATCAATCTTTTTGCCAACCTTAAGTCAGATTTTGCTGCAGGGTTGGTCGTGTTTTTAGTGGCTTTACCCTTGTGTTTGGGTATTGCAATGGCTTCTGGAGCCCCACTTTTTTCTGGAATTATCTCAGGTATTATAGGCGGACTTGTAGTGGGATATTTAAGCCAATCGCATATTAGTGTTTCTGGTCCTGCGGCGGGTTTAACTGCTATTATCCTTACGGCAATCACCGACTTTGGAGCGTTTGATATCTTTTTAACCTCAGTCTTTATTGCTGGATTACTACAATTAGGATTAGGTTTTATCAAAGCGGGTAGTATTTCAAACTACTTTCCTACCAACGTAATCGAAGGAATGCTTGCCGGTATTGGTGTGATTATTATTCTAAAACAAATTCCGCATGCGTTTGGATATGATGCCGATTTTGAAGGTGATCAATCGTTTGTACAGGGAAATGGTGATAACTCCTTTTCTTCACTGTTCGAAATTTTCGGACACATTCAACTTGGTGCTGTTCTTGTAACCGTAGTTTCATTGATTATCTTAATTTCATGGGATAGAGTGCCATTTTTGAAAAAATTAAAACTTATTCCTGGAGCGTTGATTGCAGTATTGGCTGGAATTGCATTAAATGAATTTTTCATTTTAACAGGTAGTGATTTGGCAATTGCCAATACGCACTTAGTTTCGTTACCAGTTCCAAAATCGTTTGATGATTTTAAAGAGATCATAGTTACTCCAAATTTTGCAGGAATTACCAATCCTAAGGTGTGGATTACCGGAATAACCATTGCTATTGTTGCATCAATCGAAACATTGTTGTGTATTGAGGCTGCAGATAGAATGGACGCGCAAAAAAGATATACCAATACCAATGTGGAGTTAAAAGCCCAAGGAATTGGGAATATGGTGAGTGCTCTTTTGGGTGGTTTGCCTATGACATCCGTTGTGGTTCGTACCTCTGCCAATAATAATGCAGGTGCCAAATCAAAAATGTCTGCCATCATACACGGTGTTTTGTTACTATTGAGTGTAGTGGCTATACCGGTTTTGCTAAACAAGATTCCGTTGGCTACTTTGGCTACCATATTAATTTTGGTAGGGTATAAGTTGGCAAAGCCAGCTACTTTTGTTCATTTTTGGCACAAAGGGAAATATCAATTTATACCTTTTATAGCAACACTTGTAGCTGTAGTAGCTACTGATTTGCTAAAAGGGGTAATGCTAGGAATGATAATTAGTATTATTTTTATCTTGAAAGGAAACCTGAAAAGAGCTTACAGTTTCAAGAAAGATGAATATGTTGATGGTGACGTTATTCATATTGACTTAGCACAAGAAGTTTCGTTTCTTAATAAGGCTTCTATAAAACAAACTTTAAATGCTATTCCAGAAAATTCGCGTGTGATCATCAATGCACATGATACAGTGTACATTGCACATGATATTTTGGATTTAATAAGTGAGTTTAAAGAAATTCGAGCAAAAGAAGAAAATATTAAAGTGAAACTGAAGGGGTTCAAAGACGCTTATGATTTAGAAAATGCTACAGAAAGTTATAATCATGTGACAGTGGAGCATTATTATGATGTTGCTAAGCGAAAACTAGTCAAAAAAGAAACCGCAGAAACCGCTTTTGACGATAAATAA
- a CDS encoding LysR substrate-binding domain-containing protein produces the protein MTITQLKYVLAVAEHKNFTLAAEKCFVTQPTLSMQIQKIEEELSITIFDRSKKPIQLTDIGQKIVNQAKNIVNEADRIQDIVEQQKGFIGGEFRLGIIPTIMPTLLPMFLSNFINKYPKVKLIIEELNTEEIITKLNNGHLDAAIAATPLMEEKIKEVVLYFEPFVAYIPENHEHFQKKEIEINDLNLDEILLLQDGHCFRDGIINLCKNSNNNDTNRFQIESGSFETLIKLADEGLGTTLLPFLHTLDLKEKDKQKLRHFVEPKPAREVSLIYPKNELKIQIIDALRSTIAGVIKGAIVFQNVQIISPLQKK, from the coding sequence ATGACCATCACACAATTGAAATATGTTCTTGCAGTAGCAGAACACAAAAACTTTACACTAGCTGCCGAAAAATGTTTTGTTACTCAACCGACCTTGAGTATGCAAATTCAGAAAATAGAAGAAGAGTTAAGCATCACCATTTTTGACCGTAGCAAAAAACCCATTCAATTGACTGATATTGGTCAGAAAATTGTAAACCAAGCCAAAAATATAGTAAACGAAGCCGATCGTATTCAGGATATTGTCGAACAACAGAAAGGCTTTATAGGTGGCGAATTTAGATTGGGAATCATCCCGACGATTATGCCAACCTTGCTACCTATGTTTCTAAGCAACTTCATCAATAAATATCCTAAAGTTAAATTGATTATCGAAGAATTGAATACCGAAGAAATTATAACCAAACTAAACAACGGACATCTTGATGCTGCAATTGCGGCTACCCCATTGATGGAAGAAAAAATTAAAGAAGTTGTTTTGTACTTCGAACCATTTGTTGCCTACATTCCCGAAAATCATGAACATTTTCAGAAGAAAGAGATCGAGATCAACGACTTAAACCTTGATGAAATATTACTCCTTCAAGACGGTCACTGTTTTAGAGACGGAATTATAAACTTGTGCAAAAACAGCAACAATAATGATACAAATCGATTTCAAATAGAAAGTGGTAGTTTTGAGACTTTAATCAAACTTGCAGACGAGGGTTTAGGAACCACACTCCTACCGTTTTTACACACACTTGACCTGAAGGAGAAAGACAAACAAAAACTGCGTCATTTTGTAGAACCAAAGCCAGCACGTGAGGTGAGTTTAATTTATCCAAAAAACGAATTAAAAATCCAGATTATTGATGCCTTGCGTAGTACCATAGCGGGTGTAATCAAGGGAGCGATTGTTTTTCAAAACGTACAAATCATCAGCCCATTGCAGAAGAAATAA
- a CDS encoding nucleoside triphosphate pyrophosphohydrolase family protein, giving the protein MQKQLEAVKEFHTAFKIGHSDKPIANLPEEKKILRYKLMKEENEEYLEAVQNDDLVEIADALGDMMYILCGTIIEHGLQHKIEEVFDEIQRSNMSKLSADGNPIYREDGKVMKGPNYFKPDFSKILDK; this is encoded by the coding sequence ATGCAAAAACAATTAGAAGCAGTCAAGGAGTTTCATACCGCATTTAAAATTGGTCACAGTGATAAGCCTATTGCTAATTTGCCTGAAGAGAAAAAAATCCTTCGTTATAAGTTAATGAAAGAGGAGAATGAAGAGTATCTTGAAGCAGTTCAAAATGATGACTTGGTCGAAATTGCCGATGCGCTCGGAGATATGATGTATATTTTGTGTGGTACCATTATCGAACACGGTTTGCAACACAAAATCGAAGAAGTTTTTGACGAGATTCAGCGTAGTAATATGAGTAAGCTTAGTGCAGACGGAAATCCAATTTACCGTGAAGATGGAAAAGTAATGAAAGGCCCTAATTATTTTAAACCCGATTTCTCGAAAATATTAGACAAATAA
- a CDS encoding PPK2 family polyphosphate kinase, with the protein MKSIDPKDFKVTAPIQLKDIPTDLNNKASDDDKEDKLDNVREKLSELQDVMYAHNRYGVLICLQGMDTSGKDSLIREVFKEFNARGVVVNSFKTPNSTELEHDYLWRHYIALPEKGKFAIFNRTHYENVLVTRVHPEYILNENLPGIEKIQDITPQFWEDRMEQINNFEKHITQNGTIVIKFYFHMSKEEQRKRLLRRLENEEHHWKFSPGDLKEREHWDEYMQYYEEAINKTATENAPWYIVPSDDKDMARYIVAKIIWEEMQKYTDIKEPELDDKVKMNFAMYREQLKE; encoded by the coding sequence ATGAAATCAATAGATCCAAAAGACTTTAAAGTAACAGCACCCATACAATTAAAAGATATTCCGACTGACTTGAATAACAAAGCAAGTGATGATGATAAGGAGGATAAACTTGATAATGTACGCGAAAAATTGAGCGAATTGCAAGATGTGATGTATGCCCACAATCGTTATGGGGTTTTGATTTGCCTGCAAGGAATGGATACGTCGGGTAAGGACAGTTTGATTCGAGAAGTTTTTAAGGAGTTTAATGCTAGAGGAGTGGTGGTTAATAGTTTTAAAACACCTAACTCAACGGAGTTGGAGCATGATTATTTATGGAGACACTATATTGCATTGCCAGAGAAAGGGAAGTTTGCGATTTTTAACCGTACGCATTACGAGAATGTACTTGTGACGCGTGTGCATCCTGAGTATATATTGAACGAGAATTTACCTGGAATCGAAAAAATACAAGATATAACGCCACAGTTTTGGGAGGATAGAATGGAGCAAATCAATAATTTTGAAAAGCACATTACGCAAAACGGTACGATTGTGATCAAATTTTATTTCCACATGAGCAAAGAGGAGCAACGCAAACGTTTATTGCGCCGATTGGAAAATGAGGAACACCATTGGAAATTTTCGCCAGGAGATTTGAAGGAACGTGAACATTGGGACGAATATATGCAATACTACGAAGAAGCAATCAATAAGACGGCTACAGAAAATGCACCTTGGTACATTGTTCCATCAGATGATAAGGATATGGCGCGCTATATCGTAGCCAAAATCATTTGGGAAGAAATGCAAAAATACACCGATATAAAAGAACCTGAATTGGATGATAAGGTAAAAATGAATTTTGCTATGTACCGAGAGCAATTGAAGGAATAA
- a CDS encoding RNA polymerase sigma factor, translated as MQRDAQRQVYELLAPKLYASCKRYLKKEEEIEEALADAFFTIFTKLDQLKEIGAFEAWARKIAVNHCLATIKKKTNFNMYLDDVKTIELPYTDEDTHLEENDLLELLNQIPDGCKTVFNLFVIEGYGHKEIAKMLQISEGTSKSQLNAAKTKLKELVNKMYYKKSN; from the coding sequence ATGCAGCGAGACGCCCAGCGTCAAGTGTATGAATTACTTGCACCCAAACTCTATGCGAGTTGCAAGCGCTACCTGAAAAAAGAAGAAGAAATTGAGGAAGCTTTGGCCGATGCTTTCTTTACCATATTTACCAAACTGGATCAGCTGAAAGAAATTGGTGCTTTTGAAGCTTGGGCACGTAAGATTGCAGTGAACCATTGTTTGGCAACCATCAAGAAGAAAACCAACTTCAATATGTATCTAGACGATGTAAAAACCATTGAGCTACCTTATACGGACGAAGACACGCATCTTGAAGAAAATGATTTACTAGAATTACTCAACCAGATACCGGACGGCTGCAAAACAGTTTTTAATCTCTTTGTGATTGAAGGCTACGGACACAAGGAGATTGCGAAAATGCTTCAAATATCTGAAGGCACATCAAAATCACAATTGAACGCCGCCAAAACCAAGTTGAAAGAATTAGTAAATAAAATGTATTACAAAAAATCGAATTAG
- the mnmD gene encoding tRNA (5-methylaminomethyl-2-thiouridine)(34)-methyltransferase MnmD produces MEREIIQTEDGSTTIHIKEWNENYHSKHGAIQEAQHVFIKNGLALFAKQPVSILEIGFGTGLNAFITFLESKKMEQTITYTGVEAYPISAEELEAMNYVTELNADDQKPVYDQMHQIAWGERVQIDNSFSLEKRQQFFEAIDDVQQFDLIYFDAFGYRVQPELWSTEIFRKMYNALKDNGVLVTYAARGVVKRSMIEVGFTVEKLAGPPGKREMFRATKKP; encoded by the coding sequence TTGGAAAGAGAAATTATACAGACTGAAGACGGTTCAACAACTATACATATAAAGGAGTGGAATGAAAACTACCATTCAAAACATGGTGCCATTCAAGAGGCGCAACACGTATTTATCAAAAATGGGTTAGCACTTTTTGCAAAACAGCCCGTTTCAATTCTTGAAATTGGTTTTGGTACCGGTCTGAATGCCTTTATCACTTTTTTGGAAAGTAAAAAGATGGAGCAGACTATAACCTATACCGGCGTAGAAGCCTACCCTATATCTGCGGAAGAGTTAGAGGCTATGAATTATGTAACCGAACTGAATGCAGATGACCAAAAACCAGTTTATGATCAAATGCATCAAATTGCTTGGGGAGAGAGGGTGCAAATAGACAATTCTTTTAGTTTAGAGAAAAGGCAACAATTTTTTGAAGCCATTGACGATGTACAACAATTTGACCTTATTTATTTTGATGCTTTTGGTTACCGCGTGCAACCTGAGCTATGGAGTACAGAAATTTTCAGAAAAATGTATAATGCCTTGAAAGATAATGGTGTTTTGGTCACTTATGCTGCACGTGGTGTAGTAAAAAGAAGCATGATCGAGGTTGGTTTTACCGTCGAAAAGTTAGCTGGTCCTCCTGGTAAAAGAGAAATGTTTAGGGCCACTAAAAAGCCATAA
- a CDS encoding LETM1-related biofilm-associated protein: MINPSAPGWIDKYFATQEPTTTVLTNDLDVFYQKIRKTGFIYGHVISFETETPINTKGWVQNEMPKVALLNILHATYRLEVSDDKTDLFILKALDFYNSMSPHGFNFLKKILPNSPPSFNLEKIIDDRVQTNIDMVSKNFSHIVTNALLFIDVLAFRQYLIHGALPEKYLKKIEEAVISVVSLSLKTKTNQSKYDDLLIKLFEASVRYSKFSNINIQNIDELNLSHLSSNLEKYYLLDMAGMSLWNDGKVENEEAYFLYKLAEKLNINDDFVEESIKDTDAFISQYKKDIPYFNYSNPVKHFYDQTTKSVETLIIRNKNRLFKEISGSKELMILLAHSTTRDLDEKEKKKVKKQLLDICKTIPSLTIFLLPGGSLLLPILIKFIPKMLPSAFNENLDNE, encoded by the coding sequence ATGATTAACCCATCTGCTCCAGGCTGGATCGATAAATATTTTGCAACTCAAGAACCAACAACAACCGTTTTAACTAACGATTTGGATGTTTTTTATCAAAAAATACGCAAGACTGGGTTTATTTATGGTCATGTAATTTCATTCGAAACAGAAACTCCTATCAATACCAAGGGTTGGGTTCAGAACGAAATGCCAAAAGTAGCGTTACTCAACATCTTGCACGCCACGTACAGGCTAGAGGTTTCAGATGACAAAACAGACTTGTTCATACTCAAGGCACTTGATTTTTATAATTCAATGAGTCCACATGGATTCAATTTTTTAAAAAAGATACTACCAAACAGTCCGCCTTCTTTCAATTTAGAAAAAATTATAGATGATCGTGTGCAGACTAATATAGATATGGTGAGCAAAAACTTTTCGCATATTGTGACAAATGCTTTGCTTTTTATTGATGTACTCGCCTTCAGGCAATACCTCATACATGGTGCTTTGCCTGAGAAATATTTAAAAAAGATTGAAGAAGCAGTTATCAGTGTTGTTTCGCTTTCGCTAAAGACCAAAACAAATCAATCTAAATACGATGATTTGCTAATTAAGCTTTTTGAAGCTTCTGTGCGATACAGCAAATTTTCGAACATTAACATTCAAAATATAGACGAACTCAATTTATCTCATTTAAGTTCTAATTTAGAAAAATATTATTTGCTCGACATGGCAGGTATGTCATTATGGAATGATGGAAAAGTCGAGAATGAAGAAGCTTATTTTTTATACAAATTAGCCGAAAAACTGAATATCAATGATGACTTTGTTGAAGAAAGTATTAAAGATACCGATGCTTTTATTTCGCAGTACAAAAAAGACATTCCGTATTTTAATTACTCCAATCCGGTTAAGCATTTTTACGACCAGACAACCAAAAGTGTCGAAACGCTTATTATTCGAAATAAAAATAGGCTGTTTAAAGAAATTTCTGGAAGCAAGGAGCTAATGATTTTATTGGCACATTCTACCACTAGAGATTTGGACGAAAAAGAAAAGAAAAAAGTAAAGAAGCAACTGTTAGACATTTGTAAAACGATTCCCTCTTTAACTATTTTTCTATTACCCGGCGGGAGTTTATTACTGCCTATACTCATCAAATTTATTCCTAAAATGTTGCCCTCAGCATTTAATGAAAATCTGGATAACGAATAA
- a CDS encoding L,D-transpeptidase, translated as MKTYILFPLSLAFGLLSCKNIDANKDQNNVVETEAVTEKPIPVREKMGGIEYKKQATKAWLKTNAKNASAMQIVTDLNRTDAKNLATMDSIIVPSKLDGKREDYLPFPLQVQALKGVDRILFFSYATQTFAAYQNGSLVYTGPTNMGREKDPTPTGLFFTNWKAEKTTSTFNDEWDLKWNFNIENKLGVGFHQYSLPGYPASHSCLRLQEKDAKYLYDWANQWVLADKETVKAKGTPVIVFGEYPFKGNKPWLQLLTTPDAFQLSEDEISQVVAPKMDTILKEQKNSKLVAQNK; from the coding sequence ATGAAAACGTATATCCTTTTTCCCTTATCGCTTGCTTTTGGATTGTTATCCTGCAAGAATATAGATGCTAATAAAGATCAAAATAATGTGGTCGAAACTGAAGCCGTAACTGAAAAACCAATTCCTGTTCGTGAAAAAATGGGAGGAATTGAATATAAAAAGCAAGCTACAAAAGCATGGCTAAAAACAAATGCAAAAAATGCTAGTGCGATGCAAATCGTGACAGACCTTAATCGTACAGATGCTAAAAATCTAGCAACAATGGATTCTATTATAGTTCCGTCAAAGTTAGATGGAAAGAGAGAGGATTATTTACCGTTCCCTTTGCAAGTACAGGCGTTAAAAGGTGTCGATCGCATTTTGTTTTTTTCTTATGCGACACAAACGTTTGCCGCTTACCAAAACGGATCACTAGTGTACACAGGTCCAACCAACATGGGGCGCGAAAAGGACCCCACACCAACGGGATTGTTTTTCACGAATTGGAAAGCCGAAAAAACAACTAGCACCTTCAATGATGAGTGGGATTTGAAATGGAATTTTAATATCGAAAATAAATTGGGTGTTGGTTTTCACCAATACTCATTACCAGGATATCCAGCGTCGCACTCGTGCTTGAGATTACAAGAGAAAGATGCAAAATATCTATACGATTGGGCAAACCAATGGGTTTTGGCCGACAAAGAAACTGTAAAGGCTAAAGGAACGCCAGTTATTGTTTTTGGAGAATATCCGTTTAAGGGGAACAAACCTTGGTTGCAATTATTGACTACACCAGATGCTTTTCAATTATCTGAAGATGAAATTAGTCAAGTTGTGGCACCAAAAATGGATACCATTTTAAAAGAACAAAAGAATAGTAAGCTCGTAGCACAAAATAAATAG
- a CDS encoding 3-ketoacyl-ACP reductase: MTDLKNKTALITGAGKGIGKAIALALAKEGVNVVLVARTQAEIDNVAAKASALRVKALAITADVTDITSVNAAAEKALAEFGTIDILINNAGIAAFGTFMEMEVADWERIIQVNLMGTYYMTRAILPNMIEKKSGDIINISSTAGLNGNAVTSAYSASKFAVLGLTDSLMQEVRKHNIRVTALTPSTVATDMAKDLKLTDGNPEKVMQSEDIAELIVAQLKLNRRVFIKNSSIWSTNP, encoded by the coding sequence ATGACTGATTTAAAAAATAAAACAGCGCTGATTACCGGTGCTGGAAAAGGAATAGGAAAAGCGATTGCATTGGCACTGGCAAAAGAAGGTGTAAACGTAGTTTTGGTAGCGAGAACGCAAGCCGAAATTGACAATGTGGCTGCCAAAGCAAGCGCATTGCGTGTAAAAGCTTTGGCAATTACGGCTGACGTTACTGACATTACATCTGTGAATGCAGCTGCAGAGAAGGCTTTGGCCGAATTTGGGACTATCGATATTTTGATCAATAATGCCGGAATTGCAGCTTTTGGAACTTTTATGGAAATGGAAGTGGCAGACTGGGAACGCATTATCCAGGTAAACTTGATGGGTACGTATTATATGACGCGCGCAATTTTGCCAAATATGATCGAGAAAAAATCAGGTGACATAATTAATATTTCGTCTACTGCTGGATTGAACGGAAATGCTGTTACAAGTGCATACAGCGCTTCAAAATTTGCGGTTTTGGGATTAACTGATTCGTTGATGCAAGAGGTCCGCAAGCACAACATACGTGTGACCGCTTTGACACCAAGTACCGTGGCAACTGATATGGCCAAAGATTTGAAACTTACAGATGGTAACCCTGAAAAAGTAATGCAATCTGAGGATATTGCCGAATTAATTGTAGCGCAATTGAAACTTAATCGTCGTGTGTTTATTAAAAACAGTAGTATTTGGTCTACTAACCCGTAG
- a CDS encoding branched-chain amino acid aminotransferase, producing MSTTQANKIEINKVATSKINQVDFDNLNFGSVFTDHLLECDFKNGEWQTPVIKPYAPFLLDPSARVFHYGQAIFEGMKAYKDEQDSIWLFRPDENFNRFNSSAVRMAMPEVPEEVFMNGLNELLKLDHEWIKKGLGNTLYIRPFLIATGEGVIANPSEDYKFMIILSPAKAYYSGEVKVLIAEHYSRAANGGIGAAKTAGNYAGQFYPTSLANKQGFQQIIWTDDATHTKLEEAGTMNVFFRINDTLFTAPVSERILDGVTRKSLIDMAKKEGLDIEVRPVLVSELVEASKNGSLKEIFGAGTAAVISPIAGFSYRDEYYELPKVSDSFAMILKEKLTNMQHKLIEDTYGWTVKVS from the coding sequence ATGAGTACAACTCAAGCTAACAAAATTGAAATAAACAAAGTAGCAACTTCAAAAATCAACCAAGTTGATTTTGACAACCTAAACTTTGGATCTGTCTTCACAGATCATTTATTGGAGTGTGATTTTAAAAATGGAGAATGGCAAACACCCGTCATTAAACCGTATGCACCTTTTTTGTTAGATCCATCTGCTCGCGTTTTTCATTATGGCCAAGCTATTTTTGAAGGTATGAAAGCATATAAGGATGAACAAGATTCTATATGGTTGTTTAGACCTGATGAAAATTTCAATCGATTTAATTCGTCTGCAGTTCGTATGGCTATGCCAGAGGTTCCAGAAGAAGTTTTTATGAACGGACTTAACGAATTATTGAAATTGGATCATGAATGGATCAAAAAAGGACTTGGAAATACATTATATATCAGACCTTTTTTGATTGCTACAGGTGAAGGCGTTATCGCAAATCCATCTGAAGACTATAAATTCATGATTATTCTTTCACCTGCAAAAGCATATTATTCAGGAGAAGTAAAAGTTTTGATCGCTGAGCACTATAGCCGTGCTGCCAATGGCGGAATTGGAGCTGCAAAAACTGCGGGTAACTATGCTGGGCAATTTTACCCAACTAGTTTGGCAAACAAACAAGGTTTTCAACAAATCATCTGGACAGACGATGCAACGCATACCAAACTAGAGGAAGCGGGAACTATGAATGTTTTCTTCAGAATCAACGATACCTTATTTACTGCTCCAGTAAGCGAAAGAATTCTTGACGGTGTAACCAGAAAGAGTTTGATCGACATGGCAAAAAAAGAAGGATTGGATATAGAGGTTCGTCCAGTTTTGGTATCTGAACTAGTTGAAGCATCTAAAAACGGATCGTTAAAAGAAATTTTTGGTGCAGGTACTGCAGCGGTGATCAGCCCAATTGCTGGTTTCTCCTACAGAGACGAATACTATGAACTACCGAAAGTTTCAGACTCTTTTGCTATGATTTTAAAAGAGAAATTGACAAACATGCAACACAAATTAATCGAAGACACTTACGGGTGGACGGTTAAAGTATCCTAA
- a CDS encoding Dps family protein, whose translation MKTNSIGLAVQESVKMVESLNVLLSNFQIYYQNLRGLHWNIKGKRFFDLHIKFEELYNDSQLKIDSIAERILTLEGAPLHTFEDYIQKSIIPVGKDISNDEKAVQLVVDSLSLLLQLERKVLEDAAAMNDEGTNSMMSDFIAEQEKTTWMLKAWLA comes from the coding sequence ATGAAAACGAATAGTATAGGTTTAGCAGTTCAAGAATCAGTAAAAATGGTAGAAAGTTTAAATGTTTTACTATCGAATTTTCAAATTTATTACCAAAACCTTAGGGGCTTACATTGGAATATTAAAGGAAAACGCTTTTTTGATCTTCATATTAAATTTGAAGAATTATACAATGACTCTCAATTAAAAATCGATAGCATAGCCGAGCGTATTTTAACACTCGAGGGAGCACCGCTGCACACATTTGAAGATTATATTCAGAAATCAATCATCCCAGTGGGGAAAGACATATCAAATGATGAGAAAGCAGTACAGTTGGTGGTTGATTCTTTGTCTTTACTATTGCAGTTAGAACGCAAAGTTTTGGAAGATGCGGCTGCAATGAACGATGAAGGAACCAACTCAATGATGAGTGACTTTATCGCTGAACAAGAAAAAACAACTTGGATGCTAAAAGCATGGTTAGCATAA